In the genome of Ignavibacteriales bacterium, one region contains:
- the aspA gene encoding aspartate ammonia-lyase → MEKNNIHAFIKQIGLFKELTEDEIKLIVQKLDSITYKKDSLLFTENNTRKYLFLIYEGEVELIKKSPFGEEKRLALFNKYDFLGEGALMDDSPHSTSAKALVDTTALVLSHDRFYELFKDHNIVASKILANVAKVISRRMRSTTTRVINIAAQYQSGRTRTEHDLLGDREVPYEYYYGVQTLRAIENFNISGVTLSFYPLLIESLAMVKLAAAKANFDLGLLSAPVTHAIEQACIEIINGKLHSHFVVDMIQGGAGTSTNMNANEVIANRALEILGYEKGDYKYCHPNNHVNLSQSTNDAYPTSVKIAIIKSNLKLIEVLKVLIDALRNKGKEFSHIIKMGRTQLQDAVPMTLGQAFEAYAATLEEEIDRLDQNAKLFLEVNMGATAIGTGINADPDYSTKVIRHLKEVSGFEIVLASNLVEATQDTGAFVIYSSAVKRLAVKLSKMCNDLRLLSSGPRTGLGEINLPPMQPGSSIMPGKVNPVIPEVVNQIAFKVIGNDLAVTLAAEAGQLELNVMEPLIVQSIFESIEMLKNGMTTLVHRCINGITANEKRCRELVENSIGLVTALNPIIGYEASTKLAKEALETNRGVYELVLEQNLLSKDQLDEILKPENMIGPVKFQK, encoded by the coding sequence ATGGAAAAAAACAATATTCACGCATTCATAAAACAAATCGGACTATTTAAAGAATTAACTGAAGATGAAATTAAACTTATCGTGCAAAAGCTTGATTCCATCACTTACAAAAAAGATAGTTTGCTGTTCACTGAAAATAATACAAGAAAATACCTGTTCCTTATTTATGAAGGAGAAGTCGAACTAATTAAAAAATCTCCGTTTGGTGAAGAAAAAAGATTAGCACTTTTTAACAAATATGATTTCCTGGGCGAAGGAGCCCTGATGGATGATTCACCTCATTCGACATCAGCAAAAGCGCTGGTTGATACTACCGCACTTGTTCTAAGCCATGACCGGTTCTATGAATTGTTTAAGGATCATAATATTGTCGCATCAAAAATTCTGGCAAATGTGGCAAAGGTTATCTCAAGAAGAATGAGATCCACTACTACACGGGTCATTAACATTGCCGCTCAATATCAGTCAGGCAGAACAAGGACCGAACACGATCTGTTAGGCGACAGGGAAGTGCCATATGAATATTATTATGGAGTTCAAACACTGCGTGCGATTGAAAACTTTAACATCAGTGGTGTTACACTTTCATTTTATCCTTTGCTAATCGAATCGCTGGCAATGGTAAAACTCGCAGCAGCAAAAGCGAATTTTGACCTGGGACTATTATCAGCGCCCGTCACACACGCAATAGAACAGGCCTGTATTGAAATAATTAATGGAAAACTGCACAGTCATTTTGTTGTTGATATGATCCAGGGAGGTGCAGGTACATCGACAAATATGAATGCAAATGAAGTGATCGCCAACCGCGCACTTGAAATACTTGGTTATGAAAAAGGTGATTATAAATATTGTCATCCCAATAATCATGTTAATCTGTCACAATCGACTAATGACGCATATCCTACTTCAGTTAAGATTGCAATAATAAAAAGTAATTTAAAACTGATCGAAGTTCTTAAGGTATTAATTGATGCTTTGAGAAATAAAGGAAAAGAATTTTCACATATCATTAAGATGGGAAGAACACAATTACAGGATGCAGTTCCGATGACATTGGGTCAGGCTTTTGAAGCTTACGCTGCAACACTTGAAGAAGAGATAGACAGACTAGATCAGAACGCAAAACTATTCCTTGAAGTGAATATGGGTGCAACCGCAATCGGTACTGGAATAAATGCTGATCCTGATTACAGTACAAAAGTTATCAGACATCTGAAGGAAGTATCAGGATTTGAAATTGTACTTGCATCAAATTTAGTCGAGGCAACACAGGATACAGGCGCGTTCGTTATTTATTCATCTGCTGTAAAAAGATTAGCTGTAAAACTATCCAAAATGTGTAATGACTTAAGATTACTTTCATCAGGACCAAGGACCGGATTAGGAGAAATTAATTTACCGCCTATGCAGCCCGGTTCGTCAATTATGCCGGGTAAAGTAAATCCTGTTATTCCCGAAGTTGTAAATCAAATAGCTTTTAAAGTTATTGGAAATGATCTGGCTGTTACTCTTGCCGCGGAAGCGGGACAACTTGAATTGAACGTGATGGAACCGCTTATTGTTCAAAGTATTTTTGAATCAATAGAAATGCTGAAGAACGGTATGACAACGCTTGTTCACAGGTGTATTAACGGTATAACTGCAAATGAAAAAAGATGCCGTGAACTTGTTGAAAATTCTATTGGGTTAGTTACAGCATTAAATCCGATAATCGGTTATGAAGCATCAACAAAACTGGCTAAGGAAGCACTTGAAACAAATCGTGGCGTTTATGAATTGGTGCTTGAACAAAATCTATTGTCAAAAGATCAACTTGATGAAATTCTT
- a CDS encoding M28 family peptidase — MKLRISLFIIIIFLQTELFGFVSDSIVTGGVGLISKSQLKNHIDSLGSDLFEGRSMGTSGGNLAAKYLASQFEKMNLIPAGDEGTYYQYIPMHASQPQPESGLVLYHDKDSSLLMLNQDYLLYKTGEQTFIPNPLPLVFVGFGIVAPEFDYNDYQSVNVENKIVVFLEGEPFSTDEKYFEGIKPSIYSLPEMKQRIAISRGASGSIMIPGIRYKEAGEWKKLINEFAFEDVTLAYSASGNLSVLMGPYVAEQLFHSAEFSINEVFNMQQQNSLKSFELQTKISFKGEFRERDFTSANIVGMIKGSNEKLSDSYLLISAHYDHLGIGPAVDGDSIYNGVYDNAIGVASLLEIASAFSKPENKPERSIVFLLTAGEEKGWLGSTYYVNNPVVPLYKTIANVNIDGIALFDRFRSIVGVGREYSSLNDFLIEIAKRNNLEVEDIPEQFIQSESFTRSDQIIFAQAGIPSILISEGLNYENLSREDGIRLFIHYSENVYHTPFDDLTQPMNFDAAEQHTKIIFEFCRLLAASESVPEWNEGVPYNSARLRSIAERK; from the coding sequence ATGAAACTGCGGATTTCTCTTTTCATAATAATTATTTTTCTTCAGACTGAACTATTTGGATTTGTTTCTGATTCAATTGTAACCGGCGGTGTCGGACTGATATCAAAATCGCAATTAAAAAATCATATAGATTCACTCGGAAGTGATTTATTTGAGGGCAGATCAATGGGAACATCGGGTGGAAATCTTGCTGCAAAATATCTTGCTTCCCAATTTGAAAAAATGAACTTGATACCGGCTGGTGATGAGGGTACTTACTATCAATATATTCCTATGCATGCCAGCCAGCCGCAACCCGAGTCAGGTTTGGTTTTGTACCATGATAAAGACAGCAGTTTACTAATGCTCAACCAGGATTATTTATTATATAAAACCGGGGAACAAACTTTTATACCTAATCCGTTGCCACTGGTATTCGTGGGGTTTGGTATTGTCGCGCCGGAGTTTGATTATAATGATTATCAGTCCGTTAATGTTGAAAATAAAATTGTAGTGTTTCTTGAAGGTGAGCCCTTTTCAACTGACGAAAAATATTTTGAAGGAATTAAGCCTTCGATTTACAGTCTGCCGGAAATGAAACAGAGAATTGCCATTTCAAGAGGGGCAAGCGGAAGCATTATGATTCCCGGAATCAGGTATAAGGAAGCCGGTGAATGGAAAAAACTCATTAATGAATTTGCATTTGAAGATGTTACGCTGGCATATTCTGCTTCAGGTAATTTAAGTGTCTTAATGGGTCCATATGTTGCAGAACAATTATTTCATTCCGCTGAATTTTCAATCAATGAAGTTTTTAATATGCAGCAGCAGAATTCATTAAAGAGTTTTGAACTGCAAACAAAAATTTCTTTTAAAGGTGAATTCCGTGAGAGAGATTTTACCTCCGCAAATATTGTAGGAATGATAAAAGGTTCTAACGAGAAACTTTCCGACAGCTATTTATTAATCTCTGCGCATTATGATCATCTTGGAATAGGTCCTGCGGTAGACGGGGATTCTATTTACAACGGGGTATATGATAATGCTATCGGTGTTGCATCACTTCTTGAAATTGCGTCAGCATTTAGTAAACCTGAAAATAAGCCGGAGCGCTCCATTGTTTTTCTGCTTACTGCCGGTGAGGAAAAAGGATGGCTTGGCTCAACTTACTATGTTAACAACCCGGTGGTTCCGTTATATAAAACAATTGCAAATGTTAACATAGATGGCATTGCATTGTTCGATAGGTTCAGAAGTATAGTTGGTGTTGGAAGAGAATATTCTTCACTAAATGATTTTCTTATTGAAATCGCCAAAAGAAATAATCTTGAAGTTGAAGATATTCCGGAGCAATTTATTCAATCAGAATCCTTCACCAGATCTGACCAGATTATTTTTGCGCAGGCAGGAATTCCTTCAATACTTATATCAGAAGGATTGAATTATGAAAATCTTTCGCGCGAAGATGGTATTAGACTCTTTATACATTACAGTGAAAACGTTTATCACACACCGTTTGACGATCTTACTCAGCCAATGAACTTTGATGCAGCCGAACAGCACACAAAAATAATTTTTGAATTCTGCCGTCTTCTTGCTGCTTCTGAATCAGTGCCTGAATGGAATGAAGGTGTTCCATACAACAGTGCACGACTGAGATCAATCGCCGAAAGAAAATAG
- a CDS encoding PstS family phosphate ABC transporter substrate-binding protein — translation MKKVFCLCLIVLFLTSSCSFRIPASKVIKIKGSDTMLYLTQALADEYMKLNPGVSIYVEGGGTASGINSFTKGEIDICTASRTLKPEEVKLIAEKFGSVGMATLVAKDALSIFINPQNPVKDFQIDEVKNIFTGSITNWNMLGGDNADVMAIIRNPNSGTYLYFKEHILDGEEYSPSAITEATTEKIISAVKENKNAIGYGGLAYGDKNLHAKINGIEPTEENVINDKYPVTRYLHFYTLFQPDGIVKNFIDWVLSPAGQAVVKKIGYIQIYKREF, via the coding sequence ATGAAAAAAGTTTTTTGTTTATGTCTGATAGTCTTATTTCTTACCAGTTCCTGCAGTTTCAGGATTCCAGCTTCCAAAGTAATAAAGATCAAAGGCTCAGATACTATGTTGTATTTAACTCAGGCTCTCGCTGATGAATATATGAAACTGAATCCGGGTGTTTCAATTTATGTTGAGGGCGGCGGAACAGCAAGCGGTATAAACTCTTTTACCAAAGGTGAAATTGATATTTGCACTGCATCAAGAACACTTAAACCTGAAGAAGTAAAACTGATAGCGGAAAAGTTTGGCTCTGTTGGAATGGCTACACTGGTCGCAAAAGATGCTTTAAGTATTTTTATAAATCCGCAAAACCCTGTAAAAGATTTTCAGATTGATGAAGTAAAAAATATTTTCACAGGCAGTATTACTAATTGGAATATGTTGGGCGGAGATAATGCTGATGTTATGGCAATTATCCGTAACCCGAATTCAGGTACATATCTTTATTTTAAGGAACATATATTGGATGGCGAAGAATATTCACCTTCAGCAATTACGGAAGCGACAACAGAAAAAATTATTTCTGCCGTTAAGGAAAATAAAAATGCAATCGGGTACGGCGGTTTAGCTTACGGCGATAAAAATCTTCATGCAAAAATAAACGGAATTGAACCGACTGAAGAAAATGTTATTAATGATAAATATCCTGTAACGAGGTATCTTCATTTTTATACATTATTCCAACCGGATGGCATTGTTAAAAATTTTATCGACTGGGTACTTAGTCCTGCTGGACAAGCGGTCGTAAAGAAAATCGGGTATATACAGATTTATAAAAGAGAGTTTTGA